In one window of Alphaproteobacteria bacterium DNA:
- a CDS encoding superoxide dismutase: protein MPFELPPLPYAMNALEPHVSQKTLEFHYGKHHQTYVTNLNNLTKDTPLAQKKLEEIILESAKDPAKAGLFNNAAQVWNHTFFWHCMKPQGGGLPTGKLADKINQAFGSVDVFKQKFKEAALAQFGSGWAWLVQENGELKITKTANADLPMAHGQKAILTCDVWEHAYYLDYQNRRADFVQVFLDNLVNWEFAASNLD from the coding sequence ATGCCTTTTGAACTCCCCCCCTTACCCTATGCAATGAATGCGTTAGAACCCCATGTTTCACAAAAAACGCTTGAATTTCACTATGGCAAACACCATCAGACTTATGTCACGAATTTAAACAATCTTACAAAAGATACCCCCCTCGCCCAGAAAAAGCTCGAAGAAATCATTCTTGAATCTGCTAAAGATCCTGCAAAAGCTGGTCTTTTCAATAATGCAGCACAAGTTTGGAACCATACATTCTTTTGGCATTGTATGAAACCTCAAGGCGGTGGACTTCCAACTGGTAAATTAGCTGACAAAATAAACCAAGCTTTTGGTTCTGTTGATGTTTTCAAGCAAAAGTTTAAAGAAGCAGCACTCGCGCAGTTTGGAAGTGGTTGGGCTTGGCTTGTTCAAGAAAATGGCGAACTTAAAATCACCAAAACAGCAAATGCCGATTTACCCATGGCGCATGGTCAAAAAGCGATTTTAACATGTGACGTTTGGGAGCATGCTTATTATCTTGATTATCAAAATAGACGTGCTGATTTTGTTCAGGTCTTTTTAGATAATCTCGTTAATTGGGAATTTGCAGCTTCTAATTTAGACTAA
- the recO gene encoding DNA repair protein RecO, protein MQWRDDGLLIGINPLNEDKLILTFFTRFRGLESGLIKRDELPLLLGSTYWIDCSLRIQESLGSFKLEQTKNYAQHFSTQNLLLVLGSLLDFLRLLLAPKDPHNILYDKTIEFLSKPVSWPNILVEYCRWELQLLKELGFGLSLEKCIVTRETSNLTYVSPKSGAAVSLNAGMAYKNQLLRLPKFLIEESSICQMEDIVHGLTLTGYFLEQKLFPQFGKAFPVSRQNLIQVLN, encoded by the coding sequence ATGCAGTGGCGTGATGATGGTTTACTAATTGGTATAAATCCTCTCAATGAAGATAAGCTTATATTAACGTTTTTTACGCGTTTTAGAGGGCTTGAATCTGGACTTATTAAACGAGATGAATTGCCGCTTCTTTTAGGATCAACTTATTGGATTGATTGTTCGTTGCGCATTCAAGAAAGCTTAGGCAGCTTTAAGTTAGAACAAACTAAAAATTATGCGCAACATTTTTCAACACAAAATTTACTTCTTGTATTGGGCTCACTTCTTGATTTTTTGCGTTTGCTTTTAGCGCCCAAAGATCCTCATAATATTTTATATGATAAAACAATTGAATTTTTATCAAAACCAGTGTCTTGGCCCAATATTCTTGTTGAATATTGCAGATGGGAATTACAGCTTTTAAAAGAATTAGGCTTTGGGTTATCTCTTGAAAAATGTATTGTGACGCGTGAAACATCTAATTTGACTTATGTGTCGCCGAAATCAGGTGCCGCCGTATCATTAAATGCTGGTATGGCTTATAAAAATCAATTATTAAGATTACCAAAATTTTTAATCGAGGAATCCTCTATCTGTCAGATGGAAGATATTGTTCATGGATTAACGTTAACGGGATATTTTTTAGAGCAAAAGCTTTTCCCGCAATTTGGAAAAGCTTTTCCCGTATCAAGGCAGAATCTTATTCAGGTGCTTAATTAG
- a CDS encoding HU family DNA-binding protein: protein MNKNDLITRVADQAGITKADASRAADAVIDAITAALTTGDEVRLVGFGTFSVSSRAATEGRNPRTGEKINIPASRQPKFKAGKGLKDAVNG, encoded by the coding sequence GTGAACAAAAACGATTTAATTACTCGAGTAGCTGATCAAGCTGGTATTACTAAAGCTGATGCATCTCGTGCAGCTGATGCTGTTATTGATGCAATCACAGCAGCTCTTACAACTGGTGATGAAGTTCGCCTTGTAGGCTTCGGCACATTCTCTGTTTCCAGTCGCGCTGCAACTGAAGGCAGAAACCCACGTACTGGCGAAAAAATTAACATTCCAGCATCACGCCAACCTAAATTTAAAGCCGGTAAAGGCCTTAAAGACGCTGTTAACGGTTAA
- a CDS encoding class I SAM-dependent methyltransferase, translating to MHHTASKQIEMQKTWEELHAQNRFCPKYPNELVVRWALTQFPIKQNTKILDLGCGAGRHAIFLAQEGFDVYATDISREGINVTQNRAQELGLKIQTKTNPAHLMDYPEDFFDGIVCYAVLYYGSKQDMETAIKKSFQSLKPGGKMFLVTRGDQDWRCRYGQKISSFEYHLTDLGNGTPADSEKNMVQTFLTKNELIDLYKDFRKVTIETNHLSWSNGQFIDHDFLVFAEK from the coding sequence ATGCACCATACAGCCTCAAAACAAATAGAAATGCAAAAAACATGGGAAGAATTGCATGCGCAAAATAGATTTTGCCCAAAATATCCCAATGAACTAGTTGTACGTTGGGCATTAACGCAATTTCCTATAAAACAAAACACTAAAATTCTAGATCTTGGTTGCGGTGCTGGCCGACATGCCATTTTCCTGGCACAAGAAGGTTTTGATGTTTACGCAACAGATATCTCCCGTGAAGGCATAAACGTTACACAAAATCGCGCGCAGGAACTTGGATTAAAGATACAAACCAAAACTAACCCTGCGCATTTAATGGATTATCCAGAAGATTTCTTTGATGGGATCGTATGCTACGCCGTTTTATATTATGGATCCAAGCAAGACATGGAAACTGCCATCAAGAAAAGTTTTCAATCGTTAAAGCCTGGTGGCAAAATGTTTCTTGTCACACGCGGCGATCAAGATTGGCGCTGTCGCTATGGTCAAAAAATATCTTCTTTTGAATACCATCTAACAGATTTAGGCAATGGAACGCCTGCTGATTCCGAAAAAAACATGGTACAAACTTTTTTAACTAAAAATGAATTAATTGATTTATATAAAGATTTTAGAAAAGTGACGATTGAGACAAATCATTTAAGTTGGTCAAATGGTCAGTTTATAGATCATGATTTCCTTGTTTTTGCAGAAAAGTAA
- a CDS encoding penicillin acylase family protein: MNPRSSTITHKKPSIYYTQPSRFKKFIKYTSYTFLTLILLALILGTGFYFWLKTGLPKDNEEYNLTGLTEKVQITRDAEGIPYIKAKNLQDASFALGFLHAQDRLWQMDMVRRYTSGRLSEVYGERALENDKFMRVMGFNHLVQQDFELLSKELQNILEAYTKGVNAYIKDHKGALSPEFYALTYTPEEWKPQDSLLWQKSMALALSHNWRNDLLRSQMLHIMSEEELNKFWPNTPENGVVTLTKEELEASDLAQKLLTSIPNKLAPQIASNAWVIHGDRTESGKPILANDPHLQLITPGNWYLARIETPEHTFVGATAPSVPFVVLGRNANIAWGCTTTMGDVQDVFVEKIDPNNSDHYLAPEGSLPFVTRDEEIKIKGGQKIYLKVRQTRHGVVISDILKDAKTKNFKNEVLALAWPALEPGDKTSQGLYQLNLSRNWTDFKQAMSNIHSPQQNVHYADIDGNIGFYAPARIPIRKKGSGLVAVPGWSGDYDWNGFIPFDELPHTYNPKSNLVFNANNKIVDESYPHHIAYEYDIPGARASRLKTLFDEPQKHSVNTFKKIQLDTVSVLAQDFLPLLLEAEPKGPAEAQLHANIKSWDGSMSKKAFEPLFFEAWLKQLHEVTFKNRLGDLYDDYLWWRPESIIQVLSNGHHNCQTSSPENNVICKAKVTEAFDKAYIMLSDKFGKDHQKWRWGKAHKAGFQHSLFKHIPIINKITDHYISTPGHKYTINEAASVMLPMDSFIQEHGPGLRAIYDMSDLEQSQFMIAPGQSGNFLSPYYMNFLKLWAKGKYVEIPKNPKVEQKKLTLIPK, from the coding sequence ATGAATCCACGTTCCTCGACTATTACACACAAAAAACCTTCGATTTATTATACACAACCATCGCGATTTAAAAAATTTATTAAGTACACATCTTACACATTTTTAACTCTTATACTTCTTGCGCTTATATTGGGGACAGGATTTTACTTTTGGTTGAAAACAGGTTTACCAAAAGACAATGAAGAATATAATCTTACAGGTCTTACCGAAAAAGTTCAAATTACACGCGACGCGGAAGGCATCCCTTACATTAAAGCAAAAAATTTGCAAGATGCTTCTTTTGCGCTTGGTTTTTTACATGCACAAGATCGTTTGTGGCAAATGGATATGGTCCGTCGTTATACATCAGGTCGGTTATCCGAAGTCTATGGTGAACGCGCTTTGGAAAACGATAAATTTATGCGCGTCATGGGTTTTAACCATCTTGTTCAACAAGATTTTGAACTGCTTTCCAAAGAGCTTCAAAACATTTTAGAAGCCTATACCAAAGGCGTTAATGCTTATATTAAAGATCATAAAGGTGCCCTCTCCCCCGAATTTTATGCTCTAACCTATACGCCTGAAGAATGGAAACCCCAAGATTCGCTGCTTTGGCAAAAATCTATGGCACTGGCCCTTAGTCATAATTGGCGTAATGATCTTTTGCGCAGTCAAATGCTTCATATAATGAGTGAAGAGGAACTCAATAAATTTTGGCCAAACACACCCGAAAATGGAGTTGTCACCCTTACCAAAGAAGAATTAGAAGCGTCCGATCTTGCACAAAAACTATTAACATCGATCCCCAATAAACTGGCACCTCAAATTGCTTCCAATGCTTGGGTTATCCATGGCGATCGTACAGAATCTGGTAAACCTATTCTTGCCAATGACCCACATCTTCAATTAATCACACCTGGCAATTGGTATTTGGCCCGTATTGAAACACCTGAACACACCTTCGTAGGTGCAACAGCCCCTTCTGTACCTTTCGTTGTTTTAGGACGTAATGCAAATATCGCCTGGGGTTGCACAACAACCATGGGTGACGTTCAAGATGTATTCGTTGAAAAAATTGATCCTAATAATTCTGATCATTATTTGGCGCCAGAAGGATCTTTACCCTTTGTCACACGAGATGAAGAAATCAAAATTAAAGGCGGACAAAAAATTTATTTGAAAGTAAGACAAACACGACATGGTGTTGTTATTTCAGATATTTTAAAAGACGCCAAAACAAAAAATTTCAAAAATGAAGTTTTAGCACTCGCTTGGCCAGCTTTAGAACCAGGTGATAAAACATCACAAGGTCTTTATCAACTCAATTTATCGCGTAACTGGACAGACTTTAAACAAGCAATGTCAAATATCCATTCACCACAACAAAACGTTCATTACGCAGATATTGACGGCAATATTGGCTTTTATGCACCTGCAAGAATACCTATTCGCAAAAAAGGATCTGGGCTTGTGGCAGTACCAGGATGGAGTGGTGATTATGATTGGAATGGCTTTATTCCATTTGATGAATTGCCCCATACATATAATCCAAAATCAAACCTTGTTTTTAATGCAAATAATAAAATCGTTGATGAATCCTATCCACACCACATTGCGTATGAATATGATATACCAGGTGCACGTGCATCACGTCTTAAAACACTTTTTGATGAACCTCAAAAACACAGTGTTAACACATTTAAAAAAATCCAGCTCGACACTGTTTCAGTACTCGCCCAAGATTTCTTGCCTCTTTTGTTAGAAGCAGAACCCAAAGGACCAGCAGAAGCACAACTCCATGCAAATATCAAATCTTGGGATGGTTCAATGTCTAAAAAAGCGTTTGAGCCATTGTTTTTTGAAGCGTGGCTCAAACAATTACATGAAGTTACCTTCAAAAACAGATTAGGTGATTTATATGATGATTATTTATGGTGGCGCCCTGAATCAATTATCCAAGTGCTTAGCAACGGACATCACAATTGCCAAACATCCAGCCCCGAAAACAATGTAATTTGTAAAGCAAAAGTGACAGAAGCCTTTGACAAAGCGTATATTATGCTTTCGGACAAATTCGGCAAGGATCATCAGAAATGGCGTTGGGGTAAGGCGCATAAAGCAGGCTTCCAACATAGTTTATTCAAACATATTCCGATCATTAATAAAATAACAGATCATTACATTTCGACACCTGGTCACAAATATACAATTAATGAAGCAGCCTCTGTTATGTTGCCAATGGATTCATTTATTCAAGAACATGGTCCTGGACTTCGCGCCATTTATGATATGAGCGATCTTGAGCAAAGCCAATTTATGATTGCACCAGGTCAATCAGGCAATTTCTTATCGCCTTATTACATGAATTTTCTTAAACTTTGGGCAAAAGGAAAATATGTTGAAATTCCAAAAAATCCTAAAGTTGAACAAAAGAAATTAACGCTTATACCGAAATGA
- a CDS encoding trypsin-like serine protease produces MFKKIIFSLFSLCYLSTSFAVVSNGYHKDQDYVDLAHSDERFNAIGYIYDYNKKGWSTGTLVQNDTKAIVITCMHSLEDYIPDDYDASKSEPIPVEGLYMGFGSEVMFSKSVQYKVKSIVLNSEYIKHFRLNSKNKYRYDVAFLELENRVPGVNAVPLVEAGSGKVDKGAFLGYGKCIKKAAIVPNLELSTVRTREDSPMLMSILRKPDLESNPNNNFFKKWKASDFKPYAMAEHGDSGGPLLIKSRKGNIYVAGIVSGCGFTNAAKDKEFLKSIDNFESIDMSNYSLDDLYDNVSILFATIIDYSDRGVWLNGSIDEMFKITQGKKLLHNKSLIDLYCDIESKCQLTEHILEPSAALDLEQPVTISIDAPAYDLMLNSNENIGINNVEIERNEFGYSLRGKFYDILGIMNLFSLNRTGLSRASIDVRIKGFSKEANKEIHDFLPLTINIKN; encoded by the coding sequence ATGTTTAAAAAAATTATTTTTTCTCTTTTTTCTTTATGCTATCTATCAACTTCTTTTGCTGTTGTGTCCAATGGTTATCACAAAGATCAAGATTATGTTGATTTAGCTCATAGTGATGAAAGATTTAACGCTATTGGTTATATTTATGATTATAATAAAAAAGGATGGTCTACAGGGACTCTTGTTCAAAACGACACAAAAGCAATTGTAATTACGTGTATGCACTCTTTGGAAGATTATATTCCTGATGATTATGATGCCTCAAAATCTGAACCGATTCCTGTTGAGGGGCTTTATATGGGGTTTGGCTCTGAAGTAATGTTTAGCAAAAGCGTACAATATAAAGTAAAATCAATTGTTTTAAATAGTGAGTATATTAAACATTTTCGTTTAAATTCAAAAAATAAGTATCGGTATGATGTAGCATTTTTAGAGCTTGAAAATAGGGTTCCTGGCGTTAATGCTGTTCCTTTGGTAGAGGCTGGGTCTGGAAAAGTGGATAAAGGTGCATTTTTGGGATATGGAAAATGCATAAAAAAAGCTGCAATTGTGCCTAATTTAGAACTTTCAACGGTGAGAACGCGAGAAGATTCTCCAATGTTAATGTCAATTCTTAGAAAACCTGATTTGGAGTCGAATCCAAATAATAATTTTTTTAAGAAATGGAAAGCTTCAGATTTTAAACCTTATGCTATGGCTGAACATGGAGATAGTGGTGGTCCGCTTCTTATTAAGTCTCGCAAAGGCAATATCTATGTTGCTGGAATTGTAAGTGGTTGTGGCTTTACTAATGCTGCAAAAGATAAAGAGTTTTTAAAATCAATTGATAATTTTGAATCAATTGATATGTCGAATTATTCACTTGATGATCTTTATGATAATGTTAGTATTTTATTTGCAACTATTATTGATTATTCTGACCGTGGGGTATGGCTTAATGGTTCAATAGATGAAATGTTTAAAATTACACAAGGTAAAAAATTATTACATAATAAAAGCTTGATTGATTTATACTGTGATATTGAATCTAAATGTCAATTAACAGAACATATTTTAGAACCATCTGCTGCTTTAGATTTAGAACAACCTGTAACGATTTCTATTGATGCTCCAGCATATGATCTAATGCTCAATTCAAATGAAAATATTGGCATAAATAATGTAGAAATTGAACGAAATGAATTTGGTTATTCTTTAAGAGGAAAATTTTATGATATTCTTGGTATTATGAATTTATTTTCTTTGAATAGAACTGGATTATCCCGTGCAAGTATTGATGTGCGTATAAAAGGATTTAGTAAAGAAGCCAATAAAGAAATTCATGATTTTCTTCCACTCACTATAAATATAAAAAATTAA